One part of the Thermodesulfobacteriota bacterium genome encodes these proteins:
- the murF gene encoding UDP-N-acetylmuramoyl-tripeptide--D-alanyl-D-alanine ligase produces MPYKWREIPALLSTPLGRFHLMHSMYRSTWPILSRIAYTYRSTLVRNTRIIAVVGSYGKSTTARALISALGKQYHPSFQRNSWTGVARGILRIRPFDRHAAIEVGIHGPGEMDIYARLIRPDITVVTSIGSEHNRSLGTLETTRSEKSAMVKILRESGLAVLNGDDPNVLWMKNQTSARVITFGIGETNDVIARDIQLDWPNGMRFKLHAGGETRALSTRLIGKHMVYPILATLAVAIAEGLDLDQVIRALESLPPTSGRLQPVRLANGAFILRDDHKSGLETIETALDALSEIPAKRRIVVLGEVEEPPGSQGPIYRAIGERIAQIAWQAIFLGGDTGCKSYATGAKRGGLPPERIINAGRNLFKAIEVLREDLKPEDVVLIKGRDSQRLERVAFSLMGLPVRCDISFCNAKVNCEHCPMLERGWRGRKVAM; encoded by the coding sequence TTGCCATATAAATGGCGCGAGATACCGGCTCTATTATCCACACCCCTGGGGCGATTTCACCTTATGCACAGTATGTACCGAAGTACCTGGCCGATTCTATCCCGTATCGCCTATACCTATCGGAGCACACTTGTCCGAAACACCCGCATCATCGCTGTTGTCGGTTCCTACGGGAAGTCAACCACGGCGCGCGCTCTAATCTCTGCGTTAGGTAAACAATATCATCCGAGCTTCCAGCGGAACTCCTGGACTGGTGTAGCCCGGGGGATTCTGCGCATTCGACCATTTGACCGACATGCCGCAATAGAGGTCGGGATCCATGGCCCTGGCGAGATGGATATATATGCCCGACTCATCCGGCCGGACATCACCGTCGTCACCTCGATCGGGAGTGAGCACAACCGCTCCCTGGGCACGCTGGAAACGACGCGGTCAGAGAAATCGGCTATGGTAAAAATACTCCGTGAATCGGGCCTAGCCGTGCTTAACGGCGACGACCCGAATGTTCTCTGGATGAAGAACCAGACTTCTGCCCGGGTTATAACCTTCGGCATAGGGGAAACCAACGACGTAATCGCTAGAGATATACAACTTGACTGGCCGAATGGTATGCGGTTCAAACTCCATGCTGGCGGCGAGACAAGGGCTTTAAGCACCCGCCTTATAGGCAAGCACATGGTATATCCCATCCTGGCTACACTGGCTGTAGCCATTGCCGAGGGTCTTGACCTCGACCAGGTGATTAGGGCACTCGAATCACTGCCTCCGACATCCGGCCGCTTACAACCGGTCAGGCTGGCAAACGGTGCTTTTATCCTGAGAGACGACCACAAATCGGGGCTGGAGACGATCGAGACCGCACTGGACGCGCTATCGGAAATACCGGCAAAACGGCGTATCGTGGTGCTGGGAGAAGTAGAAGAGCCTCCGGGAAGCCAAGGTCCTATCTACCGGGCTATTGGTGAGCGCATTGCTCAAATCGCCTGGCAGGCTATTTTCTTGGGCGGAGATACCGGCTGTAAAAGCTATGCTACCGGAGCAAAACGCGGGGGGTTGCCGCCGGAACGAATAATAAACGCTGGAAGAAACTTATTCAAAGCGATTGAGGTTCTGCGTGAAGACCTTAAACCAGAAGACGTAGTACTGATCAAAGGTAGAGACAGCCAGAGACTGGAGCGGGTGGCCTTTTCTCTCATGGGTCTTCCCGTTCGTTGCGATATCAGCTTCTGTAATGCAAAGGTAAACTGTGAACACTGTCCCATGCTGGAGAGAGGCTGGAGAGGACGGAAAGTGGCGATGTAA